AGAGGTTTCTACCTATTGGTCTGCAAATGGAAGAGCGATGCAGAAGCCAACTAGAATTGTGATTAGTTGAATTTCTGTGGTAGTTCTAAGTggacagaaaatgttttttttttttattgttgcctTATCAGaatgtgtcattttctgtCAGGATGTTAAGAATGATGAGTTTGGTTCTTTTCATTAAGTGATGTTTATGAGTATTTATTTGACAACTATTCTTGCTGGTTTAATGCCCTTTTCACTTGTAGTTTTAATGTAGTTATCATAAACTATAAAAACTGAAAGATGGTCATTTACCACTAACCCACTTACTGTATTGTCATCCATTCCATTTGAAACTAATGTATATAATCAATTAAAGTTGCAAAAGGTTGGTTATTCTACTGGAGGAAAATCCTTTGTCATAAAATCTAACAATATTATGCACAACAGTGTATTGACTTTATAggatggttaaaaaaaaaaaaagaattgggtAAGTACAAAGTACCAAATGAAATTTTAAACGAGTTTATTAATTCTGTGGAATATTCCAACTCACATGCAGTTATTTTATACAGTATCACCACAATTACATTATATTGATTGGGTAGAGTttcacaaaaatgactttgatcATTAAAACCAGTGCACCATGCAGTCCTTTATTAATCTCTTCCAACTGCATGTGTTTCCTTGGGTCTGTCGATGCGGTAAATAAACTCAGCAGGCACAAAGTAGCCCAAGTATTCCACGCTGTCGGGTGTGGTGTCTATATAGTAGTGGCCACCTTCTCCATGATGACTGAAGCAGTGGGTGTGCTCCACACGCAGGTCAAGTCCCTTGATACAAATAAGTTTGCTCAAATGACCTTCAATGCTATTATTGATTACTTTTGCACAGTAGCACGTGAGATATTTACTTACAGGATCTTTGGATACAAGCACCGACTGGCAGATGAGTGGGGCGTTCACTTCGAAGTGTTTGAGCCAGCTGTTGACCTCCTCGTCGGTATTGAGTGGACACACTGAGTACTCTCTCGGCTGTGCATAAACGGTAAgcatcagtcttttttttttttttttatagacaaAACAAGGAATTGTTTACtgtatcaaaaaataaatggttcCATAATATGTCCATTTTTACCATGATGTGAATTTTAGCTTTCCCCTTCTGGATGATGAAGGTGCCCCCCAAGGCCAGGACTTTATCAGGGTACTGAACCTCCAGAGTCTTTCTCAAGGCAGTCACAATACTGAGATCTCCCGTTCTCCTCTTGGCCCGCACCTCTAAGACCTGCGGAGAGGAGGAGACAACTGTGTTACCTTATGCTGTCTTTGCATTACGATAATTATAATCACGATCATCACCTTTCCCGGCTTCCCCTCACAAGCATAAAGATTCCCCAGCAGTCCAAAGTTGCAGTCCGAGAATTTGTCGCTGTATCTTTCTTGCAGACACTGGCCATCCACTGGATTGATGGAAGCGAAGTAGCTGCTGTTCACCGCGGGTCTTCCATCGGCTTCAGTCAGAACCAGTGGCATCAACTGGGATAGCAAAATATACATCAAAGATCAGTCTGCTGTttttaaaggtaaaaaaaaaaaagtatttaccTTTCTGTCAGTACAACCCGAATCATTACAAATTTTCCAGGGAATAGGACAACAGTAATTAGCTTCAGCTCATTCTGGATTTCCAAAAGATCAGTCATGCTCactataatatttatattttttactaGCCTGAGAAACAGTAATGATTAAGCCCTGTAAACTCTGCCTAGCAACCTTTAGGCTGTGCAATTCattgatagttttttttttttatgccaccCTGGCCACCATAGGGGGTGGCATCAAtgattaactttttttttatgctgttAAAAAGTGATGATTACCTCTGCATTCATCCCCACAATTCTGGAAGGGGTGGCTCCTGCACCGAGGATGAACGCTCCTGGGAGCTCCAGCTCCCTTGATATAGCATTCATGTCATATTCCTAATTAGAAAATATGACAGGATAATTGGACACACTAACAACAAACAGCCAGAGGTCTCTCTGGATGAATAGTAAACAGTACCTTGTGCTTTTGAACCAGAGGAACCAGGTAAGGAACTCCTCCCACATCTGTGACCCGAGGACTTCCACATAAAcctaaaaatgtacaaaaacatCACATTGTATACAAAACTGGAGACATTTAAATCTGATGTGTGGTTTGTCGTTGTGCAAAAATAATCTTACCTTTAACAGGAAAGTTGAACGGCTCCTTACTGAGATCGGGACATTCCACAATACTCACCTTAACTTCTGCAAAGTTCTCTTCCAGCCCCTTTTGTAATACTGCAAACAATAACGTTTTTTTAGATTCTCTCGTTTGACCACGTCTATTATGTTCAAATTCTTACCGTCACAAAGATCCTGTAGGTCTGGGACATGCAACTGAGCCTTCTCAGTTTTGCTCACATCTGCCATGACTATATTTATGTGCAAGTTATGTCACGAGAAGGGGAAACTGGAAGAGTTGTGCGAAAGCCTGCAGGAAGAGTGTCAGAGTAAAGTCTAGTCAAAGAGTATATAAAGTAATGAGAGATCccacgtattttttttacgtgtaATGTAATGTCCGTATTTCGTCCATGGCTAGTATTGCTACCATCGTTTTGTGCAatccaaaatctttttttttttttttgtcgtatAAACCGTATGGGACTTCAAGTCTGTTAGGTGgcttttgtagttaaaaatcCACATAGCGTGAGCGCCTGAGTGATTCATCTTGACTTGTTTCATCTTTGATAATCGTTCCGGAAACCACGTGATGACGCTCAaacaacttcctgttttgtccGGAAGCACATGTGAAACTATGAAAAGTGTGCTTGTTGTTTACCGGTTGTCCGTCGTTTTATAAAATAAACGAGATGATTAAATTATAAGAATGCCCGGTTTTATGATCATCCTGGAGTTCGTGCTCATTTCTTGCTTAAATTAGTTTCAGGACCCAAGCCTAAAATGTCAGAAACACACAATAATGTTGGTTTGGCTCAGGCTGAGGATTTTGCTGAAGTGATTTCAGGAAGCCACATCGTCCTGGAAAGGTCCCCTCCGGATTATGTGAGGAAAATATCACAGTACATCGAGTGTTCGGCGGGACCGAGTAACCAAAATCCAGAAGTCGAAAGGTATTGTGTTCAATCAACTATattgatttcatttaaaatttaaaatgacatgcaGTCAGAACAAAACGTATTTACAGTAGTGAAGTGCTTTTTGAAAACTATCATGCATCTCACTTCACTAAAGAACTCTGCATTGCATTTGTGACCCTGACCTCACCATGAATACACAACACTGGATATGTTAATATGTGATTGCTTCTTTGCAGTGATTCAGGAGACAGCCTATTTATTACACA
The sequence above is drawn from the Syngnathus acus chromosome 14, fSynAcu1.2, whole genome shotgun sequence genome and encodes:
- the c14h11orf54 gene encoding ester hydrolase C11orf54 homolog, whose amino-acid sequence is MADVSKTEKAQLHVPDLQDLCDVLQKGLEENFAEVKVSIVECPDLSKEPFNFPVKGLCGSPRVTDVGGVPYLVPLVQKHKEYDMNAISRELELPGAFILGAGATPSRIVGMNAELMPLVLTEADGRPAVNSSYFASINPVDGQCLQERYSDKFSDCNFGLLGNLYACEGKPGKVLEVRAKRRTGDLSIVTALRKTLEVQYPDKVLALGGTFIIQKGKAKIHIMPREYSVCPLNTDEEVNSWLKHFEVNAPLICQSVLVSKDPGLDLRVEHTHCFSHHGEGGHYYIDTTPDSVEYLGYFVPAEFIYRIDRPKETHAVGRD